In the genome of Blastopirellula marina, one region contains:
- a CDS encoding SDR family oxidoreductase has product MKYHLLTGGTGLLGRYLLRDLTLAEIPLAVIVRKSRIESAVGRIETAMTHWERELGHALVRPIVLEGDITQPMCGLSAEDQRWVSEFCDTAVHSAASLTFYADEEDGEPWRSNIHGTRNMLDLCRSTGIRKFHHVSTAYVCGQRRETIREDELDVGQLPSNDYESSKITAEKEVRAADCFDQLTVHRPSIIVGDSQTGFTTSYHGFYTPLRLVHTLVTTIPWEVIAQGDWLGTLALSGEERKNLVPVDWVSAAMTEVISRQELHGQTYHFTNPNPATVADMLASIGGAVLDLAKHEEVGDASVTDDAKQMMDSFRDQMKVYQSYWSDDPSFDSTRTENALPHLPCPPVDQTMMDMLVKYAIDKNFGWPREAPVPQKFPIAKDLAPWISHANQLTATDPQRRYVSLRVSGNGGGQWHMIVDQGQLVGVGAGLMNGDSPTCFLNSDTFHRLTQGQLSWEDALQSGRLFTAGSAMSPEEIAHCFHDIAASIKTR; this is encoded by the coding sequence ATGAAATACCATTTGTTAACCGGCGGAACCGGCCTCCTGGGACGGTACCTGCTACGTGACTTGACCTTGGCGGAAATCCCGCTGGCAGTCATCGTGCGTAAGTCTCGCATTGAGTCAGCGGTCGGACGGATTGAAACGGCAATGACCCATTGGGAGCGCGAACTTGGTCACGCTCTGGTACGGCCAATCGTGCTTGAAGGGGACATCACCCAGCCGATGTGTGGGCTATCCGCCGAAGACCAACGTTGGGTCAGCGAGTTTTGTGACACTGCCGTCCATTCAGCCGCGTCGCTAACGTTCTACGCAGACGAAGAAGACGGCGAACCGTGGCGCAGCAATATCCACGGGACACGAAACATGCTCGACTTGTGCCGTTCGACCGGCATTCGCAAGTTTCATCATGTTTCTACTGCGTACGTGTGTGGTCAACGTCGCGAAACGATTCGCGAAGACGAACTCGACGTAGGTCAGCTACCAAGCAACGATTACGAATCGAGCAAAATCACCGCCGAGAAAGAAGTCCGCGCTGCCGATTGCTTTGATCAACTCACGGTACATCGTCCTTCGATCATCGTTGGCGACTCGCAAACGGGGTTTACGACCTCATACCATGGCTTTTACACGCCGCTCCGACTTGTCCATACACTTGTTACGACAATTCCCTGGGAAGTGATTGCTCAAGGGGATTGGCTCGGAACATTGGCATTGTCAGGCGAAGAACGCAAGAATCTGGTTCCTGTGGACTGGGTTTCAGCCGCGATGACAGAAGTGATCAGCCGACAGGAACTGCACGGCCAGACCTATCACTTCACCAATCCCAATCCAGCTACGGTCGCCGACATGTTGGCTTCGATTGGTGGTGCCGTTCTCGATTTAGCAAAGCACGAGGAAGTGGGCGACGCTAGTGTCACCGATGACGCTAAGCAGATGATGGACTCCTTCCGCGATCAAATGAAGGTTTATCAATCGTACTGGAGCGATGACCCAAGTTTCGATAGCACACGCACCGAAAACGCATTACCTCATCTTCCCTGTCCTCCCGTTGACCAAACGATGATGGACATGCTGGTGAAGTACGCCATCGACAAGAATTTCGGTTGGCCACGGGAAGCACCTGTGCCGCAGAAGTTCCCCATCGCCAAGGATCTCGCTCCTTGGATTTCCCATGCCAACCAGCTTACTGCTACCGATCCACAACGGCGTTATGTCAGTTTGCGGGTCAGTGGCAACGGCGGCGGCCAATGGCACATGATTGTTGATCAGGGCCAACTCGTAGGTGTGGGCGCCGGACTCATGAACGGCGATAGCCCAACCTGCTTTTTGAATTCCGATACATTCCATCGTCTCACCCAGGGGCAGCTCTCCTGGGAAGACGCCCTGCAATCGGGCCGATTGTTCACCGCTGGTTCAGCTATGAGCCCGGAAGAAATCGCCCACTGTTTCCACGACATCGCGGCCTCGATTAAGACGCGATAG